TGGCCATTGGGAAGATAATGAAGTAAGAGAAGGTTTGAATACATGGTTAAGAGCAGCTGCCGGCTGGTTCGATATGCAAGGGGCTAAATTTGTACGTTTTGGCGACAACATGCGCTACGTTGCTGTAACCGATGGTGACAAGGTTGAAGCGGAGATCAAATTTGGTTATTCTGTAAACACACATGGTATCGGCGATCTTGTTGCGGTAATTAATCAAACCAGTGATGCCGCGATAGATCAGTTGATCAAAGAATACGAAGGTCGCTATGTGATGAATAAAGCGTTGCTTAAAGGTGGGGATCAATACCAATCCTTGCGCGAGGCTGCAAAAATTGAAATCGGTATGCGTAATTTCTTACAACAAGGAAACTTTAAAGGCTTTACAGATACTTTTGAAGACTTGCATGGCATGGTTCAACTTCCGGGAATTGCTTCTCAGCGTTTAATGGCAGAAGGTTATGGTTTTGGTGGCGAAGGCGACTGGAAAACATCGGCACTGGTAAGAGCTATGAAGGTAATGGGTAGTGGATTAAAAGGCGGGAATTCCTTTATGGAAGACTACACCTATCATTTCGATCCTAAAAACTCAATGGTGCTGGGATCACATATGCTGGAAATTTGCGAGTCGATTGCTGATGGCCCTGTAAAATGTGATATTCATCCGCTAGGGATTGGTGGAAAAGCAGATCCTGTAAGGTTAGTATTTAACGCTGCAGCTGGTCCTGCTTTAAATGCCTCTATTGTTGATATGGGTAATCGTTTCCGTTTGCTGGTTAACAATGTTGATGCTGTTGCCATAACCGAAGATATCCCAAAATTGCCGGTAGCTCGCGTTTTATGGAAACCGCAGCCTGATATGAAAACCGGATGTGCAGCATGGATTTACGCGGGTGGTGCTCACCATACCTGCTACAGTCAGAATCTTACTGCCGAACACCTAACTGATTTTGCAGATATGGCAGGCATTGAAACTGTAATTATCGATAAGCATACACATCTTAACCAGTTCCGTAACGAGTTGAAGTGGAATGAAGTATACTATCAGCTAAACAAATAAACCTAACCAAATATTATATCTCATGAGCAGCAGTTTAGTCTTCACAGATTATGTAGTTTTTATTTTCTATTTTCTCATCGTCACCGTTTATGGTTATATCATTTACAATAGGCGTAAAAAAAATGAGCACGATGCTAAGGCATTTTTCCTTGCCGAAGGTACATTAACCTGGTGGGCCATTGGAGCTTCCCTAATTGCCTCTAACATCTCTGCAGAGCAGTTTATTGGCATGAGTGGGGAAGGCTTTTTTCTTGGGATCGCTGTAGCTGCCTACGAGTGGATTGCCGCTATTGCCCTGATCATTGTTGCCGTGTGGTTTATTCCTGTTTATCTTAAAAACAAGATCTACACCATGCCACAATTTCTGCAAACCAGGTACAATGAAACTGTTGCTTTAATTATGGCCGTATTTTGGTTGTTCCTTTACATTTTCGTTAACCTCACCTCCATTTTATACCTTGGGGCTGTGGCGATCAACGGGCTTACTGGTGGGGAATACTTGCACATAATTATGTTGGGGCTGGCTGCCTTCGCCTTATTTATATCGCTTGGTGGAATGAAAGTCGTTGCTTATACAGATGTAATACAGGTTGCCGTTCTGATATTTGGCGGGTTGGTTACTACTTATATCGCTTTAACTGTGGTAGGTCAGAAGTTTGGTGTTGGTGCCAATGCTATTGCCGGCTTTAATGTACTGATGGAACAAGCTCCGGAACATTTTAAAATGATCATTCCAAAACCTACGGCTACCTCTACTCAAAATGAGATCAGCAAATACCTTACGCTTCCGGGGACAGCATCTTATGTTGCAGGAATATGGATCATCAACCTTAACTACTGGGGATGCAATCAATACATTACACAAAGGGCATTGGGCGCCGATCTGCAAACGGCCAGAACAGGTATTTTATTTGCAGGTTTCTTAAAGCTGCTGATGCCTGTTATTGTGATGTTACCTGGTATTGCTGCTTTTGTATTGTATAAAAATGGACATTTACCACAGCTGGTTGGCGGCAAAGATGGTGCTTATTCGGCAATACTTACCTTTTTACCAACAGGCTTAAAGGGGTTATCAATTGCTGCCTTAACGGCTGCCATTGTTGCTTCTCTAGCGGGAAAACTAAACAGTATTTCTACCATTTTTACATTAGATGTGTATTCTAAATATTTTAAAAAGAATACAGACCAACGCAACCTTGTTTATGTAGGTCGCGCTACTGTTATTTTAGGCTTAATACTAGCGGTAATGTTTACCTGGACAGACTTGCTGGGGATCGGTGGCGTAGGTGGCTTTACCTATATACAAAAGTATACCGGCTTTATTAGTCCGGGTGTATTTGCCATGTTTATTTTAGGTATGTTCTGGAAACGTACAACAGGAAGTGCAGCCATCGTAGGTGTAATTGCTGGTTTCCTTTTGTCTGTTTTCTTTAATGAATTTGCGCCGTCAGTTTTAGGCAATGATACCTGGATGTACACGGCTTATACAAACGGTAATGGGGGATTTGAAATTCCTTTTCACATTTGCATGGGCTTATCGTTTGCCTTTACTATGCTATTGATGATTGGTATAAGCTTAGCTGGTCCTAAAGTAAATCCAAAAGCTTTTGAGCTGGATAAAACTATGTTTAAAGTATCACCTTCTACGTTAATACTTATTGTTTTGACCCTATTGATAGTTGCTGCACTTTATGTGAAGTTCTGGTAATAATGAGCCGTATTAGAAAGCGGTGCTTGTAAGCTACAAACACCTCTTTCTAATATATACATAAATCATTTACTGTATATCCCTACATACCTCTGGTTAGCATTGAGTAAAATCAGATCAGCATAGGTTTGCATAAACAACTCTGATTGTCCTTCATTTCTCCCCTTTACCAGCAAATCTGCCAGTTCGCTCATTTCCATTCGTAGCTTCGTATTCATTGGAATAAATACATAATCGGTCAACTTATTTACGAGCAATGCACTATTGTAATCCTGAGGATAACGATCAAAAAAATCCCGGCAAAAAAACTCATTGAATGAAAATATCCATCCTGATGTATCATAGCTATCCATATCAAAAGAAACACCGGAAGGTACAAAGACCATACTTTCACCTTCATCTAACCACATTAAACGGAAACTGAAGATACTTTGTGACTTTTCGTTTCTGTTATACTCCTCCAGACGGTTAATACTTAAAAAATTTAAACTCATTTTTCATCTATTTATTTATTGTTCTTTAATTGTTAGATGGAGCATTTGATGATTAAAATAGTTGGGGTTTAGAATGCCACAAATTTGAACAGTACAATTGATAAATTCTCAAATACCTATAAAAAGTGGAAAATTCATCAAATAAACACAGATCAAACAGAATTAAATTCTTTAAAGTACAAGAAAGTATCCATCTTACAGAATTAACGCTAACTACTTGACAATCTGAATAGAATAGATTTAATTTGCAAAAAGAAGCGTAAAAAAACTAATATGACTACTATTACTTTGGATCAGACTGATCTACAACTATTACGCCTCATTCAAAAAGATGCCTCGTTGACCAATAAACAACTTGGGTTAAAATTGCACAAAGCCGGTAATACCATTTATAACCGATTGGAGCGGCTCAAAAAGATCGGCTATATTATTGGTACCCACACCATCATTAACCGCGAAAAACTAGGGGAAATACTCACTTCTTTTACCCTCATTCAGCTGAAAGATCATAGTACCCAATCGTTAAAAAACTTCCAGCAGGAAGCCATTAAATTTACTGAGGTAATGGAATGCTATCACATGACAGGGGATTTTGACTTTATTTTAAAAATCGTTGTCAGCAATATGCAGGCATATAAAGAGTTTGTAGTAAATAAACTAGCTAACCTACCCGACGTGGGCACAGTACGTAGCCAATTTGTAATTAATGAGGCAAAAAGGGAATTAGCTTATACCCTGGAAATACCTCCAGGGCAGTAAATTATTAAGATTAATTCCCAATAAGCAATAGGTTTGTCATATTAATCTAATCTAATTATATTGGTTGATATATTAAATCATTTGTTATGCGCTATAAGAAGACAATTACTTTTTCTCTATTATTGACCACAGTTGTGATGTTAAGTGCTTTTATGCCGCAACAAGAACCTAAAGCTACGAACCTTAAAGTGCTTCCAAAAAACATTAGTCATGATGATCTGGATAAAGTTATGGATGGTTTTAAACTTGCATTAGGTGTAAAATGTAATTATTGTCACGCTCCACGAAAAGACAATCCTAAAAAACTTGACTTTGCTAGTGATGAAAACCCTAAGAAAGAAATTGCAAGGGATATGATGCGTATGACTAACAAGATCAATAAGAAGTATTTCCACGAAAAGGACAAAGAAGGAAAGCTAACAAATATCTCTTGTGCAAGCTGCCACAATGGAAAAGAAGAACCTGTAACGATTAAAATCTGATTTTAATCTACTTCTACCATCGCTTTAATTACTCCGTTTGAAGGATCAAGCCAGCTTTGAAACTGGTCTTTAACCGCCTCAAATAAAACTTTATGCGTAATGTAAGTGGTTGGTTTTACCAAACCGGCTTTCATAGCAGCAATGACATGTTCAAAATCTGCTCTTGTCGCATTTCTGCTACTCATTAAGGTAGCTTCGCGTTTATGAAACTCCGGGTGACTAAAGGAGATATTTTCCTTTTGTAAGCCAATAAGTACAAACCGAGCTCCATGGGCCATATACTGAAAGGCATTGTTAATCGCTTTTAAGTTCCCTGTAGCATCTATGACAACCGTTGGCATATCACCTCCGGTAATTGTCTTCAATTGCTCTAAAACATCAGTATCAGCGGCATTAACTAAATGAGGCACATTCAGCTTATCCTTACAAAACTGTAAGCGAGCATCATTAATATCAAGCGCAATTACTTTTGCACCGGCAATTCTGGCAAATTCCATTGTCCCCAAACCTATCGGCCCGGCTCCTATCACCAATACAAATTCATCTTTTTGAATATCCGCCCTGCGAACACCATGTGCACCAATAGCAAGGGGTTCAACCAATGCCAGTTCATCAAAACTCAATCCTTCACCATGAATCAGCGTATGTGAAGGAACAGAAAGGTACTCTGCCATTCCACCATCCACATGTACACCGCAGACTTTAATATCCGTGCAGCAATTGGGTTTACCAGATCTGCAAGCGATACATACTCCGCAATTAAAGTAAGGGATAAATGTAACAGACTCTCCTTTTTCAAAACCCGCAGTACCATCAAACTCGATGAGCTCACCCGAAAGTTCATGTCCTAAGATTCTTGGATAACTAAAAAAAGGCTGTGTACCTTCAAAAGCATGTAAATCAGTGCCACAGATACCGATACGTTTAATTTTTATAATTGCGTTGCCCTGTGTTAATACAGGCTTTTCACCGGTAGCGTATTCAAATGTACCCGGTGTACTGCAAACTAATGTTTTCATTTATTTTTTCTGATTTCTATTATCCCGTTAAGCATTGGCTAAAGCCCGATCCAGATGTACATATCCGCCATCTACATGAATTATCTGACCCGTGGTATGGCTAGATCTACCCGACATTAAAAAAGCAGCCATATCTGCTATTTCTTCGGCTGTGGTCATCCTGTTTTCAAATGGTATTTTTGATGTAATTTCTTTTAATTTCTGTTCTGCATCAGGCAATGTTTCAATCCAGGTTTCATAAGCTGGTGTCCAACATTCGGCCACCACTACTGCATTTACCCTGATGCCATGTTTCAATAACTCCACTGCCCACTCTCTCGTTAATGCATTTCTACCACCATTTGCTGCCGCATAGGCCGAAGTATTCCCCTGTCCGGTCTCTGCTGTTTTCGAAGTAATATTTACAATCGCACCCTTGCTTTTGATCAGCTCAGGCAAGGCAAAATGTGCCATCAAATAATAATGAACAACATTTCTATGTAGAGAGGCCATAAAATCTTTATAATTGCCATGCTCCAACCCTACGCCATCATTCACTCCTGCATTATTCACCAGACCGTCAATTCTTCCAAATTGAGCTACAATGGTTTTTACAGCTTGTTCACAGGCTTCAGGATCGCTCAACTCTGCAGCAACCTGGAAAGCTTTTCCACCTGATGATACAATTTCGTCTACCACCTTTAGGTTATCAGCTTCCTTTCTACCCACAATTACCGCTATAGCACCCTCAGTAGCAAACACCGCTGCTGTAGCTTTCCCTATACCTTTGGCTCCGCCTGTAACGATAACTACCTTATCCTTTAATTGTAAATCCATATCATCTAAAAATTTATTTCTTTACCAATTGTTTGCCAATCCAGTTTATAAGGTCCTGGCCTGCTTCAAAGTTGTTATATTCTGCGGGAAGTTTTCTGCCGTCCACATACTCATTGTATAACCATGGATCACCAATAGCGAATACTGTTCCTTTACCTAATTTGGCAATAGCCATTACATGATCCCCATCCTTATCTTTAAGTATCGATTTAGCAGGTGGCATAACCTTCAAACTGCTATATTCTTTGATGTACAATTCTTTAGCCGTTTTAAAGATTTCATTGCCTGCCGGAACAGATACCTTGCCCATTTCGAATTGGTTTTTAACCACTCTGCCCTTGCTATCCAGGTTAAACTGAATACCGAAATTTTTAGCCAAATGATTAAAATGCTCCAGCTCTACATTACCGGTATCATTGGCCATCATGATTAAAATACCACCAGCTTTTACCCAGTCAGTAATGTTCTTAATGTCATTAGCTCCGATAAAATTCGGCTTAGCCGTTTCTTTTTCAGTATCCGGATCAACAATGATATAAACCGAAGCATTTTTAAGGTTTGCTGCTGTAGGCGCACTATACAGAGTTGAAGTCTTAAAACCTGCATTGTTAAACTGCTCACCCCACATAGAAAAACCACCATTGGCCATTTCTTCCCATTTGTAATGCCAGGATACTTCATTTCCACTTTGATCTTTCTTTGTTTCATTATTAAAATACGAATCCAATACTACTGTTTTCCCTAAACCCGGTTTAGGCATAGCTGCAATTTCCATTTCGTTGATGGCCTTTAAAAAAGCACCTACACCTTTAGGGTCATTGGTAATCACTTTTTCGCTCAAATAATAAGCATAGCTACCATCACGATAAGGTTTACCACCTAATCCTGATACAGTAACCGTACCTTTAAGGTTCACCATATTAAAAGCGCGTGGCTCAACAAACTCCTGCTGCATCCCTTTATAACCTTTATCTGCTACAGCAAAGTACGATTGTGGTAAGTATTCCATCCTTACCCCTTTAGCAATGGTATACACAAACATGGCCGAGGCCGAAGACTCAAAGTAATTGCCTTTATCATTTGGACGATCTAAAATATCATACCATACGCCTGTCTTATTATTTTGCACGCTTTTAATCGCTGTTGCCAAACGGTTTAGAATATTAATCAACTCTTTTCTTTTCGGATGATCCTTTGGAAAATAATCCAACGCATCTACCAGTGCCATACCATACCAGCCCATAGCTCTTGCCCAAATATGTGGTGACAAACCTGTTTTTGGATCTGCCCAACGCTCCTCTCTTGATTCATCCCAACCATGGTACAACAACCCGGTCTTCGCATCTCTGGCATTTTTTTCCATAAAGATGAATTGGTTCGCGATGTCATCAAAAGCAGCTTTATGGTTAATTAGTGCTGCATATTCAGCATAAAAAGGCTCTCCCATGTACAAGCCATCCAACCACATCTGGTTTGGATATATTTGCTTATGCCAGAAACCACCTTCTTTTGTTCTTGGTTGTTTTTGCAATTGCTCCCATAATGTGGTTGCCGCTTTAAAATATTTTTGCTGTCCGGTTACTTTATAAAGATTGAGCAAAACAGTCCCATTTTTTACGTTATCAATATTAAAATGATCCTGACTATAGGTGTCTATAACCCCTTCCGGTGAAATAAACTCATCCATTTTTTCCTGAACATATTTGAAATATACCGCATTACCGGTTCTTCTCCAGATCTCAGTCATCCCATCTTGAACAACGCCATCATCGTAGGACCATTTCTTTGATCTGTCTTTCCATACTTCCATTACAGTAGCTGCCATCTGGTCAGATAAAGGCTTCGCCTTTGTTTTGGCATTCTGTGCATTTGCTTGCGGTGCTATAGCAACCAGGGCAAATAAACTAAATATAAGAGATCTCATTTTCATACTTGTTGTGTTATAAATGGTTTCAATACAATTCTACATAGTTTTAAACAGTGATCTTAGTAAAACTTACAAAATAAATACGCAATCGTTGCCAAAGACTTATTTTACTAAAATCACAACATCTTTTTTTCTCCACTCAGGTATTACTTTTATCAGCTCCACCTTTCCATTCTTCAATATAGCCTCTACTATCGTTTGATGAGGGGCATGTAATTTAAAATGTACATCCCATTCCTTTGGCCAGGCCGGAAATATGAAGATCTTTTCTTCATGGGTTTGCAACAGCATTTCCTGTAGGCCAATCATACCCGAACCACCCCAATTATGATCTGGCACCCAGTCAAATCCTGGTCCCCAAAATGCCGGGAACCTTCTGCCTGAATCTTTTAATTTTAACAGCATTAATTCCGTTGCTTCTTTTACTAAGCCCAGCCTTGCGGCAAAAATATTATCCTGCTTCCATCCCACATGGCTCTTAAATTTCAGCACGTCTGGATCGTATTTAAAAGTGTTGATAGCCGTATCCAATCCCTGCTTGCCAATCCCATAAATTCCCCATGGATAAACCGGGTACAATTGTGGACTTTCGCTATTGTTTATTCTTTCCCATGCTTTAGCCGGGGCAATAGTTACATGTCCCTCAAACTCCCGGAAACTAATTGGTGGAATGCGTTTTAACATTGCAATCCATTCTGACCTTTGTGGTTCAGAAATCCCTTTAAGTTCCAGTAATCGGCCCAATACCGTTTTCAATGCTACAATGGTTGATGTAGCATTATAAGCCATCTTATAGGTTTCTGCTGCTGACCCCGGATACAGTACCAGATGGCCATTGCCATCCAGCCCTTTACTACCTCTTTGTTTAGCCAAATAACTGTAATGTGCATCAAAAAAGTTAAGACAGCTTTCTATAAATGGAAGATATACTTTTACATCTTTTCCGGCATAACTTTCTGTCTCCAGCATCATCATACAAAACTCCAATACGGTATCCCATTCATATTCCAGCCATGCATTGTACTCCATGCCTTTATCATAACCAACAGGTCTTTTCCAGCCATACTCAGCAGGATTTGGCAAGCCAAAATTCTCCAATTGTTCTGTAAAGCTTGCTCCTTTATGCCCCCAATAAAATTCAGTTCTCAGTTCAGCATTGTGCAGTAAGCTTGTATAGAAATCAAACTGTGGTTTCATCATTTCTACATCACCACTTTTCAGCATCGGCCAATACACCAATCGTTGATTCTGGGCTGTATGCGTTCCACCACCCCAGTTTCTGAAA
This is a stretch of genomic DNA from Candidatus Pedobacter colombiensis. It encodes these proteins:
- the araA gene encoding L-arabinose isomerase, with the protein product MINLKQFEAWFITGSQHLYGEETLRQVAEHSLQIAKGLNEAPQIPVKIVFKPVVKTPEEIYQICQEANTAENCIGIIAWMHTFSPAKMWIGGLKVLQKPLLHLHTQFNRDIPWSTIDMDFMNLNQSAHGDREFGFIMSRMRLNRKVVVGHWEDNEVREGLNTWLRAAAGWFDMQGAKFVRFGDNMRYVAVTDGDKVEAEIKFGYSVNTHGIGDLVAVINQTSDAAIDQLIKEYEGRYVMNKALLKGGDQYQSLREAAKIEIGMRNFLQQGNFKGFTDTFEDLHGMVQLPGIASQRLMAEGYGFGGEGDWKTSALVRAMKVMGSGLKGGNSFMEDYTYHFDPKNSMVLGSHMLEICESIADGPVKCDIHPLGIGGKADPVRLVFNAAAGPALNASIVDMGNRFRLLVNNVDAVAITEDIPKLPVARVLWKPQPDMKTGCAAWIYAGGAHHTCYSQNLTAEHLTDFADMAGIETVIIDKHTHLNQFRNELKWNEVYYQLNK
- a CDS encoding sodium/solute symporter (Members of the Solute:Sodium Symporter (SSS), TC 2.A.21 as described in tcdb.org, catalyze solute:Na+ symport. Known solutes for members of the family include sugars, amino acids, nucleosides, inositols, vitamins, urea or anions, depending on the system.), whose protein sequence is MSSSLVFTDYVVFIFYFLIVTVYGYIIYNRRKKNEHDAKAFFLAEGTLTWWAIGASLIASNISAEQFIGMSGEGFFLGIAVAAYEWIAAIALIIVAVWFIPVYLKNKIYTMPQFLQTRYNETVALIMAVFWLFLYIFVNLTSILYLGAVAINGLTGGEYLHIIMLGLAAFALFISLGGMKVVAYTDVIQVAVLIFGGLVTTYIALTVVGQKFGVGANAIAGFNVLMEQAPEHFKMIIPKPTATSTQNEISKYLTLPGTASYVAGIWIINLNYWGCNQYITQRALGADLQTARTGILFAGFLKLLMPVIVMLPGIAAFVLYKNGHLPQLVGGKDGAYSAILTFLPTGLKGLSIAALTAAIVASLAGKLNSISTIFTLDVYSKYFKKNTDQRNLVYVGRATVILGLILAVMFTWTDLLGIGGVGGFTYIQKYTGFISPGVFAMFILGMFWKRTTGSAAIVGVIAGFLLSVFFNEFAPSVLGNDTWMYTAYTNGNGGFEIPFHICMGLSFAFTMLLMIGISLAGPKVNPKAFELDKTMFKVSPSTLILIVLTLLIVAALYVKFW
- a CDS encoding Lrp/AsnC family transcriptional regulator, with the translated sequence MTTITLDQTDLQLLRLIQKDASLTNKQLGLKLHKAGNTIYNRLERLKKIGYIIGTHTIINREKLGEILTSFTLIQLKDHSTQSLKNFQQEAIKFTEVMECYHMTGDFDFILKIVVSNMQAYKEFVVNKLANLPDVGTVRSQFVINEAKRELAYTLEIPPGQ
- a CDS encoding c-type cytochrome translates to MRYKKTITFSLLLTTVVMLSAFMPQQEPKATNLKVLPKNISHDDLDKVMDGFKLALGVKCNYCHAPRKDNPKKLDFASDENPKKEIARDMMRMTNKINKKYFHEKDKEGKLTNISCASCHNGKEEPVTIKI
- a CDS encoding zinc-binding alcohol dehydrogenase family protein; its protein translation is MKTLVCSTPGTFEYATGEKPVLTQGNAIIKIKRIGICGTDLHAFEGTQPFFSYPRILGHELSGELIEFDGTAGFEKGESVTFIPYFNCGVCIACRSGKPNCCTDIKVCGVHVDGGMAEYLSVPSHTLIHGEGLSFDELALVEPLAIGAHGVRRADIQKDEFVLVIGAGPIGLGTMEFARIAGAKVIALDINDARLQFCKDKLNVPHLVNAADTDVLEQLKTITGGDMPTVVIDATGNLKAINNAFQYMAHGARFVLIGLQKENISFSHPEFHKREATLMSSRNATRADFEHVIAAMKAGLVKPTTYITHKVLFEAVKDQFQSWLDPSNGVIKAMVEVD
- a CDS encoding SDR family oxidoreductase, whose protein sequence is MDLQLKDKVVIVTGGAKGIGKATAAVFATEGAIAVIVGRKEADNLKVVDEIVSSGGKAFQVAAELSDPEACEQAVKTIVAQFGRIDGLVNNAGVNDGVGLEHGNYKDFMASLHRNVVHYYLMAHFALPELIKSKGAIVNITSKTAETGQGNTSAYAAANGGRNALTREWAVELLKHGIRVNAVVVAECWTPAYETWIETLPDAEQKLKEITSKIPFENRMTTAEEIADMAAFLMSGRSSHTTGQIIHVDGGYVHLDRALANA
- a CDS encoding glycoside hydrolase family 88 protein → MKMRSLIFSLFALVAIAPQANAQNAKTKAKPLSDQMAATVMEVWKDRSKKWSYDDGVVQDGMTEIWRRTGNAVYFKYVQEKMDEFISPEGVIDTYSQDHFNIDNVKNGTVLLNLYKVTGQQKYFKAATTLWEQLQKQPRTKEGGFWHKQIYPNQMWLDGLYMGEPFYAEYAALINHKAAFDDIANQFIFMEKNARDAKTGLLYHGWDESREERWADPKTGLSPHIWARAMGWYGMALVDALDYFPKDHPKRKELINILNRLATAIKSVQNNKTGVWYDILDRPNDKGNYFESSASAMFVYTIAKGVRMEYLPQSYFAVADKGYKGMQQEFVEPRAFNMVNLKGTVTVSGLGGKPYRDGSYAYYLSEKVITNDPKGVGAFLKAINEMEIAAMPKPGLGKTVVLDSYFNNETKKDQSGNEVSWHYKWEEMANGGFSMWGEQFNNAGFKTSTLYSAPTAANLKNASVYIIVDPDTEKETAKPNFIGANDIKNITDWVKAGGILIMMANDTGNVELEHFNHLAKNFGIQFNLDSKGRVVKNQFEMGKVSVPAGNEIFKTAKELYIKEYSSLKVMPPAKSILKDKDGDHVMAIAKLGKGTVFAIGDPWLYNEYVDGRKLPAEYNNFEAGQDLINWIGKQLVKK
- a CDS encoding DUF5703 domain-containing protein; amino-acid sequence: MEMKVYRFPLLERMTGKSKSILFIWMIISGCLWTVQAQHKQVEANLVWNSQSENAAGSMPCGGGDIGLNVWVEKGELLFYISRSGTFDENNTLLKPGRVRLKLSPNPFDASSTFKQELVLKEGYIKVTGTKAGLQTEVKVWVDVFKPIVHLELKSNQKTFAEAGFESWRNEDRITKGKENNQNSYKWAPQGEVKTFKDSITFKNDGLLFFHQNKAFSVFDVTVKQQGMGSVKDKLFNPLKNLVFGGSMQAQGMSPAGIYTGSYSGIPFKGWKLRNTEPLKAINVVITLHTAQTPAVKDWENELRKTELTAAKTKQAFEASKNWWNSYWQRSFIDMSSEENPLVAQAGRNYQLFRYMLGCNAFGTYPTKFNGGLFTYDPGLVDSTLKYTPDFRNWGGGTHTAQNQRLVYWPMLKSGDVEMMKPQFDFYTSLLHNAELRTEFYWGHKGASFTEQLENFGLPNPAEYGWKRPVGYDKGMEYNAWLEYEWDTVLEFCMMMLETESYAGKDVKVYLPFIESCLNFFDAHYSYLAKQRGSKGLDGNGHLVLYPGSAAETYKMAYNATSTIVALKTVLGRLLELKGISEPQRSEWIAMLKRIPPISFREFEGHVTIAPAKAWERINNSESPQLYPVYPWGIYGIGKQGLDTAINTFKYDPDVLKFKSHVGWKQDNIFAARLGLVKEATELMLLKLKDSGRRFPAFWGPGFDWVPDHNWGGSGMIGLQEMLLQTHEEKIFIFPAWPKEWDVHFKLHAPHQTIVEAILKNGKVELIKVIPEWRKKDVVILVK